One part of the Mycobacterium marinum genome encodes these proteins:
- a CDS encoding GlsB/YeaQ/YmgE family stress response membrane protein: protein MDVMAATEFLARSTTLTSVGWLGYIIIGALAGWIAGKIVKGGGSGIVMNIVIGVVGALIGGFLLSFFVDTAAGGWWFTLFTAILGSVILLWIVGKARH, encoded by the coding sequence ATGGACGTTATGGCAGCTACCGAATTCCTGGCTCGCTCCACCACCTTGACCAGTGTCGGCTGGCTCGGCTACATCATCATCGGAGCGCTCGCCGGTTGGATTGCCGGCAAGATCGTCAAAGGCGGCGGATCCGGCATTGTGATGAATATCGTGATCGGCGTCGTCGGCGCGCTGATCGGTGGCTTCTTGCTGAGCTTCTTTGTCGACACCGCCGCCGGCGGCTGGTGGTTCACCTTGTTCACCGCGATCCTGGGCTCGGTGATCCTGCTCTGGATCGTGGGCAAGGCCCGCCACTAG